A genomic segment from Thermothielavioides terrestris NRRL 8126 chromosome 4, complete sequence encodes:
- a CDS encoding glycoside hydrolase family 76 protein (CAZy_ID 269732) → MRLRLLLARVWPLWSIKGLAYSEDAQHGDAELDSTEMGLLRPRDSDVRAAAKATIDAMNDKFYDSSKASWSPSEPWWLSGVALSSVIEYMRKTGTNDYVDQVKHIIQTQRGNLSWWPQGNGDFRADSTDDTGWWALAMVAMYDLTQDQTYLNISIEDEAYIYSYWTDKPCGGGIYVDIKKKTYKNAIANELYIKLAASLHNRINGDTEYLAKAEKAWSWFKGSGMINGDNLINDGLISSSSGACSNNKLPIWTYNQGVILGGLVELFIATQNTSYLDAASTIAGAVLSSPLLVQNGTLTEYSCGTSSASSSSSSSSASSSSSSSSSSSSSSSSAGPKTDESLCNTDQQIFKGIFAANLAALDAYAVAGGNSRPYASFLAQNAQTAYALDRRAGFVVVAANSTSTSSTNTTNSTGTGTGTGTGTGTGAGQRLAADLYDVGWAGPFRNATLAKQASVLGLLVATL, encoded by the exons ATGAGActtcgccttcttctcgcccGGGTCTGGCCTCTCTGGAGCATCAAGGGCCTTGCCTATTCCGAAGATGCTCAGCATGGCGATGCTGAGCTGGATTCGACTGAGATgggcctgctgcggccgAGGGACTCGGATGTTAGGGCCGCCGCCAAAGCAACCATCGACGCCATGAACGACAAGTTCTACGACTCCTCGAAGGCCAGCTGGTCCCCATCTGAGCCGTGGTGGCTCAGCGGCGTGGCCCTGAGCAGTGTCATTGAGTACATGCGCAAGACCGGCACCAACGACTACGTGGATCAGGTCAAGCATATCATCCAGACGCAGAGGGGGAATCTATCCTGGTGGCCGCAGGGCAACGGCGACTTCCGGGCCGACTCGACCGACGACACGGGGTGGTGGGCGCTCGCGATGGTCGCCATGTACGATCTCACGCAGGACCAGACATATCTCAACATCTCgatcgaggacgaggcctACATATACTCATACTGGACCGACAAGccttgcggcggcggcatctaCGTCGACATTAAGAAGAAAACATACAAAAACGCAATCGCCAATGAGCTGTACATCAAGCTCGCCGCGTCGTTGCACAACCGCATCAACGGCGACACCGAGTACCTTGCCAAAGCCGAGAAAGCCTGGTCCTGGTTCAAAGGCTCAGGCATGATTAACGGCGACAACCTCATCAACGATGGCCTgatctcgtcgagcagcggTGCCTGCTCCAACAACAAGCTTCCCATCTGGACCTACAACCAAGGCGTCATACTCGGCGGATTAGTTG AACTCTTCATCGCCACCCAAAACACAAGCTACCTCGACGCGGCCAGCAccatcgccggcgcggtcCTCTCCAGTCCGCTGCTGGTCCAGAACGGCACCCTGACCGAATACTCCTGCggcacctcctccgcctcctcctcttcttcctcctcctccgcctcctcttcttcctcctcttcctcttcctcctcctcctcctcctcctccgccggcccCAAAACCGACGAATCCCTCTGCAACACCGACCAGCAGATCTTCAAGGGCATCTTCGCAGCCAacctggccgcgctcgacgcctACGCCGTCGCGGGCGGCAACAGCCGGCCGTACGCCTCCTTCCTGGCGCAGAACGCGCAGACCGCGTACGCGCTCGACCGCCGGGCcggcttcgtcgtcgtcgccgccaactccacctccacctcctccactAACACCACCAACTCgacgggcacgggcacgggcacggggacgggcacgggcacgggGGCCGGGCAAAGACTGGCCGCCGATCTGTACGACGTCGGCTGGGCCGGGCCGTTCCGCAACGCCACGCTGGCGAAGCAGGCGAGCGTGCTCGGGCTGTTGGTGGCGACTCTCTGA